A genome region from Blautia coccoides includes the following:
- a CDS encoding sirohydrochlorin cobaltochelatase yields MNTQTKKAILAVSFGTSHEDTRKVTIDAIEDSMRDAFPDYPVYRAWTSKMIIRKLKNRDNIIVPTVREAMEQMISDGITDVLVQPTHVINGIENDLMKEDALSYRDSFHSISFGDPLLTTEEDSHKVIAAIAEEFSNITKKQALVFMGHGTTHFANSIYAALDYTFKDKGYHNFFLGTVEAYPSMESLKKMVKAYQPEEVVLAPFMIVAGDHAKNDMAGDDPESWYSQFKDEGYEVKAVLKGLGEYKGIRRLFIDHIRAIDK; encoded by the coding sequence GTGAACACCCAGACAAAGAAAGCGATCCTGGCAGTCAGCTTCGGCACCAGCCATGAGGACACCAGAAAAGTCACAATTGACGCCATTGAGGATTCCATGAGAGATGCATTCCCGGACTATCCCGTGTATCGCGCATGGACCAGTAAAATGATCATACGAAAGCTGAAAAACCGTGACAACATCATTGTCCCCACAGTGAGAGAAGCCATGGAACAGATGATATCAGACGGCATCACAGATGTACTGGTACAGCCTACCCATGTGATCAACGGCATTGAAAATGACCTGATGAAGGAGGACGCTCTCTCCTACCGGGATTCCTTCCATTCGATTTCTTTCGGAGATCCGCTGCTCACCACAGAGGAGGACAGTCATAAAGTCATCGCCGCCATCGCTGAAGAATTCTCAAATATCACAAAAAAGCAGGCACTGGTATTCATGGGACACGGCACCACACACTTTGCCAATTCTATCTATGCTGCCCTGGATTATACCTTCAAGGATAAGGGATATCACAATTTCTTCCTGGGTACAGTGGAGGCCTATCCTTCCATGGAAAGTCTGAAAAAAATGGTAAAAGCCTATCAGCCGGAGGAAGTGGTCCTTGCTCCCTTTATGATCGTGGCCGGAGACCATGCGAAAAATGATATGGCAGGGGATGACCCCGAATCCTGGTACAGCCAGTTTAAAGACGAGGGATATGAAGTGAAAGCTGTTTTAAAAGGCCTCGGTGAATATAAAGGCATTCGCCGCCTCTTTATTGACCACATCCGCGCCATCGACAAATAA
- a CDS encoding IS1182 family transposase produces MLKQDYYNEFFDLGQQKINFSFFELHLPDDDPVYTLKKVMEELDFSGLLACCSDKGRTGYNPIMMYAVVTYANMRGVRSVDRIVESCERDLAFIWLTKGQKPKRDAFYEFKNKKLTGDLLDELNYQFMRQLKKEGLITLKELFIDGTKLEANANRYTFVWRGSINYHLAGLLDKIDALYEKYNTLLHENGYAAKYDLGDAKMFIIEGMEKVRRVIDENRKRKLTKHKKLSNNTIIEIDNCSPLEILKLQKNLMQITEGEGISFVHSKGKTKSELQKLYEELEECGNRLMGYKECFEIMGKDRNSYSKTDLEATFMRMKEDHMLNGQLKPAYNVQIAVENYFIVHGYVSNDRTDYNTLIPVLEKHQKAFGKVLDEVTADSGYCSEKNLLYLKHNGIASYIKLQDHEKRKTRAYKEDISKYYNMTTHIFEDERYYICHDGRELRHIRTESKEQDGYSQTWEVYGCADCSGCEHKSRCLYKYNAEKNSDRNKVMKINEQWEELKEASNANIQSEKGILKRQIRSIQTEGHFGDIKENENFRRFNYRNSEKVYKEFMLYAIGRNINKYHRFLYHEIEKYAGKSDQKTA; encoded by the coding sequence ATGCTTAAACAAGATTATTATAACGAATTTTTTGATTTAGGGCAACAGAAAATTAACTTCAGTTTCTTCGAATTGCATTTACCCGATGACGATCCAGTCTATACCCTAAAAAAAGTGATGGAGGAATTAGATTTTTCAGGCCTGCTTGCCTGTTGTTCAGATAAGGGAAGAACCGGGTACAATCCAATCATGATGTATGCTGTCGTTACCTACGCAAACATGCGCGGAGTGCGTTCTGTTGACCGTATTGTTGAATCATGCGAAAGGGACCTTGCTTTTATCTGGCTGACCAAAGGGCAGAAACCGAAGCGGGATGCTTTCTATGAATTCAAGAATAAAAAACTGACGGGTGATCTTCTGGATGAGCTGAATTACCAATTCATGCGCCAATTGAAAAAAGAGGGCCTGATCACGCTCAAAGAACTCTTTATTGATGGTACGAAGCTGGAAGCCAATGCAAACCGCTATACTTTTGTCTGGAGAGGGAGCATCAATTACCATCTTGCAGGTCTTTTGGATAAGATAGATGCACTTTATGAAAAGTACAATACACTTCTGCATGAAAATGGGTATGCAGCGAAATACGACCTTGGGGATGCAAAGATGTTCATCATCGAAGGCATGGAAAAAGTCAGGCGTGTGATTGATGAAAACCGGAAACGAAAACTGACAAAGCATAAGAAGCTCTCAAACAATACAATCATCGAAATAGATAACTGCTCCCCTCTTGAGATTTTGAAGCTTCAGAAGAATCTGATGCAGATTACAGAAGGTGAGGGGATATCATTCGTCCACAGTAAGGGAAAAACGAAGTCCGAGCTTCAAAAACTGTATGAGGAACTGGAGGAATGCGGAAACCGCCTGATGGGATATAAAGAATGCTTTGAAATCATGGGGAAAGACCGCAACAGTTATTCCAAAACGGATCTGGAAGCAACGTTTATGCGGATGAAGGAAGACCACATGCTCAACGGTCAGTTAAAACCAGCTTACAACGTTCAGATCGCGGTGGAGAACTATTTCATCGTTCACGGATACGTGAGCAATGACCGTACAGATTATAACACCCTGATCCCGGTTTTGGAGAAGCATCAGAAAGCCTTTGGTAAAGTATTGGATGAAGTGACAGCAGACAGCGGATACTGCAGCGAGAAAAACCTCTTGTATCTGAAACACAATGGGATTGCCAGTTATATCAAACTCCAGGATCACGAAAAACGGAAAACCCGTGCCTATAAAGAAGATATCAGCAAATATTACAACATGACAACCCATATCTTTGAAGATGAGCGCTACTATATCTGTCATGACGGAAGAGAGCTTCGTCATATCCGGACAGAAAGTAAGGAGCAGGACGGGTATAGCCAGACATGGGAAGTCTATGGATGTGCAGATTGCAGCGGCTGTGAACATAAATCCCGTTGTCTGTATAAGTACAATGCGGAAAAAAACAGTGACCGAAATAAAGTCATGAAGATCAATGAGCAGTGGGAGGAACTGAAAGAAGCATCCAATGCCAACATCCAGAGTGAGAAGGGGATCCTGAAGCGCCAGATCCGTTCCATCCAGACCGAAGGGCACTTCGGGGACATCAAGGAAAACGAAAACTTCCGTCGGTTCAATTACCGCAATTCAGAAAAAGTGTATAAAGAATTCATGCTGTATGCAATTGGCCGGAATATAAATAAATATCATCGGTTTCTTTACCATGAGATCGAGAAATACGCAGGAAAATCTGATCAAAAGACAGCTTAG
- a CDS encoding NADase-type glycan-binding domain-containing protein, with amino-acid sequence MKCERCGHELDNDDLFCSKCGKAVFEEYMDEDDIWEFYKSDEELKAMKKEAAAAKDSGSEKEPPEAEKKTVSEHKGDVPNTGEDEPFNAEHRANGSSSAESATDGYKTADDSGAEPVIAGQRGEDSSDAEPVSAGRRTEDNSGTESVSTDHRAADNKNKSVSPGYEAEDHQAEDFVKADHEDVDPADTDELPFEDILTQASKATADKTKKEKYRGEPEKKNPIWLISGCILLVCLLIGILWGVRTMQQMDEEKKAYYAKTEQQDKTAGAQAQNTENKQDSTDKETDSGKETDAGKKDASSGEAAAEEKDKASEKETDKEEKPKEEKKEEKKEEKEKKQDYFKQVDADSIDFSKFKKVSIASADQNSQQSSEKYDYSAASAVDGDIASSWQEGEDGLGEGTGIRLDFDKAHKVRYIVLYLGNWRSENMWEANARPASLTVSVGDSQKKDVEFSNEMKAFCLSFDEPVEASYVSLYIKNGYEGDRWNDNCISEVEIYE; translated from the coding sequence ATGAAGTGTGAAAGATGCGGCCATGAACTGGACAACGACGATTTATTCTGCTCAAAATGCGGAAAAGCGGTGTTCGAGGAATATATGGATGAGGACGACATCTGGGAGTTTTATAAAAGTGATGAAGAACTGAAGGCCATGAAAAAAGAGGCTGCTGCAGCAAAAGACAGCGGTTCAGAAAAAGAGCCGCCGGAGGCGGAAAAGAAAACAGTTTCGGAACATAAAGGGGATGTGCCAAATACCGGGGAGGATGAGCCGTTCAATGCAGAACATAGGGCTAATGGCAGCAGCAGCGCAGAGTCAGCAACAGACGGCTATAAGACTGCCGATGATAGTGGTGCAGAGCCGGTAATAGCAGGCCAGAGGGGTGAGGACAGCAGTGATGCAGAGCCTGTAAGTGCAGGCCGCAGGACTGAGGACAACAGCGGTACAGAGTCAGTAAGTACAGACCACAGAGCTGCTGATAACAAGAATAAATCTGTAAGTCCGGGATATGAAGCAGAAGATCATCAGGCCGAAGATTTTGTGAAAGCGGATCATGAAGATGTGGATCCTGCAGACACGGATGAGCTGCCGTTTGAAGATATTTTAACCCAGGCTTCAAAAGCAACTGCCGATAAAACAAAAAAAGAAAAATACCGGGGAGAGCCGGAGAAGAAAAATCCTATATGGCTCATATCCGGATGTATCTTACTTGTCTGTCTTTTGATCGGGATCCTGTGGGGTGTGCGTACCATGCAGCAGATGGATGAGGAAAAAAAGGCATATTACGCCAAGACGGAACAGCAGGATAAGACGGCTGGTGCCCAGGCGCAGAATACAGAGAATAAACAGGATTCAACGGATAAAGAGACGGACAGCGGCAAGGAAACAGATGCCGGTAAGAAAGACGCCAGCAGTGGAGAAGCCGCTGCGGAAGAAAAAGACAAAGCATCTGAAAAAGAAACGGATAAGGAAGAAAAGCCGAAAGAGGAAAAAAAGGAAGAGAAGAAAGAAGAGAAGGAAAAGAAACAGGATTATTTCAAACAGGTGGATGCAGACAGTATTGATTTTTCTAAATTTAAGAAAGTTTCCATAGCCTCTGCAGACCAGAATTCCCAGCAGTCCTCTGAAAAGTATGATTACAGCGCGGCGAGTGCTGTGGATGGAGACATTGCTTCCTCCTGGCAGGAGGGAGAAGACGGACTGGGAGAGGGTACCGGCATCCGGTTGGATTTTGACAAGGCTCACAAGGTGCGGTATATTGTACTCTATCTTGGAAACTGGAGAAGTGAAAATATGTGGGAGGCAAATGCAAGACCAGCGTCTTTGACTGTCAGTGTGGGAGACTCCCAGAAAAAGGATGTGGAGTTTTCCAATGAGATGAAAGCCTTTTGTCTATCCTTTGATGAGCCTGTGGAGGCGTCTTATGTATCCCTTTACATCAAGAACGGATATGAGGGCGACAGATGGAATGACAACTGTATTTCCGAAGTTGAGATATATGAATAA
- a CDS encoding precorrin-8X methylmutase, whose protein sequence is MKTELENVKPKEIETRSFEIITEELGDKKLVPGTELIVKRCIHTSADFEYADNLCFSEHAVEKAIDAIKKGACIVTDTQMAKAGINKKALAKFGGDVFCFMSDEDVAFSAKSQGTTRAVASMDKAASMGKPLIFAIGNAPTALVRLHELIQEGKISPYLIIGVPVGFVNVVQSKEMIMETDVPYIVARGRKGGSNIAACICNALLYMIDNERDYWK, encoded by the coding sequence ATGAAAACAGAATTAGAGAATGTAAAACCAAAAGAGATTGAAACCAGAAGCTTTGAGATCATCACAGAGGAGCTGGGGGACAAAAAACTGGTTCCCGGTACAGAGCTGATCGTAAAGCGCTGTATCCATACAAGCGCTGATTTTGAATATGCAGATAATCTCTGCTTTTCTGAACATGCAGTGGAGAAAGCAATTGATGCCATTAAAAAGGGTGCGTGTATTGTGACAGACACACAGATGGCAAAGGCAGGCATTAATAAGAAAGCGCTGGCAAAGTTCGGCGGGGATGTTTTCTGTTTTATGTCTGATGAGGATGTGGCTTTTTCCGCAAAGAGTCAGGGGACAACGCGGGCGGTGGCAAGTATGGATAAAGCTGCGTCTATGGGAAAGCCTCTTATATTCGCCATTGGAAATGCGCCCACGGCTTTGGTACGCCTGCATGAATTGATACAGGAGGGGAAAATTTCGCCATATCTTATAATAGGGGTTCCCGTAGGCTTTGTAAATGTGGTACAATCTAAGGAAATGATCATGGAGACAGACGTACCTTACATTGTGGCAAGGGGAAGAAAGGGCGGCAGTAATATCGCTGCGTGTATCTGCAATGCGCTTCTCTATATGATCGATAATGAGAGGGATTACTGGAAATAA
- a CDS encoding cobyric acid synthase gives MAKAIMVQGTMSNAGKSLLTAGLCRIFKQDGYKVAPFKSQNMALNSFITEEGLEMGRAQVMQAEAAGITPSVYMNPILLKPTNETGSQVIVNGEVLGTMSAREYFAYKKNLIPEVKKAYDKLASEYDIVVIEGAGSPAEINLKREDIVNMGMAKTAKAPVLLVGDIDRGGVFAQLIGTVMLLEEDEREIVKGMIINKFRGDKTILDPGIEMLEKKSGIPVVGVAPYLNIEVEDEDSLTERFDGKQEVDLIDIAVIRIPRISNFTDFNALEVIPGVSVRYVKTVRELKNPDMIVLPGSKNTMEDLLWMRQNGLEAAILKKAAEGKIIFGVCGGYQMLGETLSDPDNVEAGGQIKGMGLLPMDTVFQGAKTRTRVEGSFPNVQGALKGLTGVKLEGYEIHMGVSTLREGARPLVNIMDTVKGTSKEDGAYKGNVYGSYVHGIFDKEEVAKKIVEAIGDLKGLDVSQMTGVDFAEFKETQYDILASELRKHLDMKKIYEILEAGI, from the coding sequence ATGGCAAAAGCAATTATGGTGCAGGGGACCATGTCCAATGCGGGAAAGAGTCTTCTGACGGCTGGACTGTGCCGTATTTTTAAACAGGACGGATATAAAGTGGCGCCTTTTAAATCACAGAACATGGCACTCAATTCCTTTATCACGGAGGAGGGCTTGGAGATGGGACGCGCGCAGGTGATGCAGGCTGAGGCGGCGGGGATCACTCCTTCTGTGTATATGAACCCGATTTTATTAAAGCCCACCAATGAGACGGGCAGCCAGGTGATCGTAAACGGAGAGGTTCTGGGGACCATGAGTGCAAGGGAATATTTTGCCTATAAAAAGAACCTGATACCGGAAGTTAAGAAAGCTTATGATAAATTGGCGTCCGAGTATGATATTGTAGTGATCGAAGGTGCGGGCAGTCCGGCGGAGATCAATCTGAAGCGGGAAGACATTGTCAATATGGGAATGGCTAAAACGGCAAAGGCACCGGTGCTTCTGGTGGGAGATATTGACCGGGGCGGCGTATTTGCGCAGTTGATCGGTACGGTGATGCTTCTTGAGGAGGACGAAAGAGAAATCGTCAAGGGTATGATCATCAATAAATTCCGTGGAGATAAAACCATTTTGGACCCCGGTATTGAAATGCTGGAGAAAAAAAGCGGCATTCCCGTGGTAGGAGTGGCCCCTTATCTAAATATTGAGGTGGAGGATGAGGACAGCCTGACAGAGCGTTTTGACGGGAAACAGGAAGTGGATCTGATCGACATTGCCGTGATCCGCATTCCGCGTATTTCCAATTTTACGGATTTTAACGCGCTGGAGGTGATTCCCGGGGTATCGGTGCGTTATGTGAAAACTGTCCGGGAACTGAAAAATCCTGACATGATCGTGCTTCCGGGATCCAAGAACACCATGGAAGACCTTCTTTGGATGCGGCAGAACGGATTGGAAGCAGCAATCTTGAAAAAAGCCGCAGAAGGCAAGATCATATTTGGTGTGTGCGGAGGCTATCAGATGCTGGGAGAGACCCTGTCTGATCCTGACAATGTGGAAGCAGGCGGTCAGATAAAAGGCATGGGACTTCTTCCTATGGATACGGTATTTCAGGGGGCTAAGACAAGAACCAGAGTGGAAGGAAGCTTCCCAAATGTGCAGGGCGCCTTAAAAGGACTCACAGGGGTGAAACTGGAGGGATATGAGATCCATATGGGTGTGTCTACCCTGAGAGAAGGAGCCAGGCCTCTTGTGAACATTATGGATACGGTAAAGGGTACGTCAAAAGAGGATGGAGCTTATAAAGGAAATGTATACGGCTCTTACGTGCATGGTATTTTTGACAAGGAAGAAGTGGCAAAGAAGATAGTGGAGGCCATTGGAGATTTGAAAGGCCTGGATGTAAGTCAGATGACAGGTGTGGATTTTGCGGAATTTAAGGAAACACAGTATGATATCCTGGCAAGTGAGCTGAGGAAACATCTGGATATGAAAAAGATATACGAGATCCTGGAAGCCGGCATTTAG
- a CDS encoding pyridoxal phosphate-dependent aminotransferase: MISYHAHGGDVYRHQNVTDFSANCNPFGTPESVKQAVARAMEQVCHYPDVKCERLREAISHYEGVPAEQIICGNGAADLIFALVLALKPKKALLPAPTFAEYEQALATVDCEMKRYVLKEDTGFFVGRDFLECITEELDMVFLCNPNNPTGVLMEQDFLEEVLLRCQKCGCILMLDECFVDFVEYPQEHTMKPFLEQNPDLFLLKAFTKRYAMAGVRLGYALCGNGLLLEKMQLVTQPWNVSVLAQEAGIAALSEKEYVERSMEAIHRERTRLLESMGHLGYQTFASSANYIFFKGPENLYEQCLERGILIRDCSNYYGLSKGYYRIAVRLREENNRLLQVLEEIQAPDSRKE, translated from the coding sequence ATGATAAGTTACCATGCACATGGCGGTGATGTCTACCGCCATCAGAATGTGACGGATTTTTCCGCAAACTGCAATCCCTTCGGCACGCCCGAGTCTGTAAAACAAGCTGTGGCCCGGGCTATGGAGCAGGTCTGCCATTATCCGGATGTAAAATGTGAGCGGCTCAGAGAAGCCATCAGCCATTATGAAGGGGTTCCGGCAGAGCAGATCATCTGCGGAAACGGTGCGGCTGATCTGATCTTTGCCCTGGTGCTGGCATTAAAGCCGAAAAAGGCTCTGCTTCCTGCGCCGACATTTGCGGAATATGAGCAGGCTCTTGCCACAGTGGACTGTGAAATGAAGCGCTATGTACTGAAAGAGGATACCGGATTTTTTGTGGGAAGGGATTTTTTGGAGTGTATCACAGAGGAATTGGATATGGTTTTTCTTTGTAATCCCAATAATCCCACCGGTGTGCTCATGGAGCAGGATTTTTTAGAGGAAGTGCTGCTTCGCTGTCAGAAATGCGGCTGTATCCTTATGCTGGATGAGTGTTTTGTAGATTTTGTGGAATATCCCCAAGAGCATACCATGAAACCGTTTTTAGAACAAAATCCAGACCTTTTTTTGCTCAAGGCTTTTACAAAGCGCTATGCCATGGCAGGTGTGAGACTGGGATACGCCCTGTGCGGGAACGGGCTGCTGCTTGAAAAAATGCAGTTGGTGACCCAGCCCTGGAATGTGTCCGTTTTGGCTCAGGAAGCGGGAATCGCGGCTCTTTCGGAGAAGGAATACGTGGAAAGATCCATGGAGGCTATACACAGGGAGCGCACCCGGCTTTTGGAAAGCATGGGACATCTGGGATATCAGACCTTTGCCTCCAGTGCCAATTACATATTTTTCAAAGGACCGGAGAATCTTTATGAGCAATGTCTTGAAAGAGGCATTTTGATCCGGGACTGCAGCAACTATTACGGACTGTCCAAAGGGTATTACAGGATCGCTGTAAGGCTAAGGGAAGAAAATAACAGGCTCCTGCAGGTGCTTGAAGAGATACAGGCCCCGGACAGTCGGAAGGAATGA
- the cbiB gene encoding adenosylcobinamide-phosphate synthase CbiB has product MVKWTALALILGFLIDLLLGDPRWLYHPVRIIGNGISLLEKLLRSAFPKTAKGERTAGFFLVLLICIGSGGITFLLLYLAYHIHTVLGIVVETFLCYQMLAVKSLKDESMRVYEELKKQDLPGARNAVSMIVGRDTKSLSAAGVTKAAVETIAENTSDGIIAPLFYMAIGGPALMFLYKGINTMDSMVGYKNDKYLNFGRYAAKLDDIANYIPARISAWLMILASMCAGFDWKNAKKIFLRDRYNHASPNSAQTEAVMAGALDIQLAGNAFYFGKLYEKPTIGDALREVEIEDIPRANRLLYVSAALGTAFFALIRMGIFMLL; this is encoded by the coding sequence ATGGTGAAATGGACAGCACTGGCCCTGATACTGGGCTTTTTGATAGATTTGCTTTTGGGAGATCCCAGATGGCTGTATCATCCTGTTCGCATCATTGGAAACGGGATATCGCTGCTTGAAAAATTACTGAGATCTGCTTTTCCTAAAACCGCAAAGGGGGAAAGGACGGCTGGGTTTTTCCTGGTGCTGTTGATCTGTATTGGAAGCGGAGGGATCACATTTCTGCTATTGTATCTGGCATACCATATCCACACAGTTCTGGGAATCGTGGTGGAGACGTTTTTGTGTTATCAGATGCTGGCAGTAAAGTCGCTGAAGGATGAGAGTATGCGGGTGTATGAGGAACTGAAAAAGCAGGACCTGCCCGGGGCAAGAAATGCGGTTTCCATGATCGTTGGGAGAGATACCAAAAGTCTGTCTGCAGCCGGTGTGACAAAAGCGGCAGTAGAGACTATTGCGGAAAACACATCCGATGGGATCATAGCGCCCCTTTTTTACATGGCTATAGGGGGGCCTGCCCTGATGTTTCTGTATAAGGGAATTAATACCATGGATTCCATGGTGGGGTATAAAAATGACAAATACCTGAATTTTGGCCGGTACGCTGCCAAACTGGATGATATCGCCAATTATATACCGGCCAGGATCAGCGCCTGGCTGATGATACTTGCCTCAATGTGTGCCGGCTTTGACTGGAAAAATGCGAAGAAGATATTTTTGAGAGACCGATATAATCATGCAAGCCCCAACTCTGCCCAGACAGAGGCAGTCATGGCAGGCGCGCTGGATATCCAGCTTGCGGGAAATGCTTTTTATTTCGGAAAATTATATGAAAAACCCACCATCGGTGATGCCCTCAGGGAAGTGGAGATAGAGGACATTCCAAGGGCAAACCGCCTTCTGTATGTAAGCGCTGCCCTGGGGACTGCGTTTTTTGCACTGATCCGTATGGGGATTTTTATGTTACTGTAA
- a CDS encoding histidine phosphatase family protein, which produces MVKILLIRHSMTAGNKLGRYIGARTDEPLCEEGIRLLENFSYPPVQRVFVSPMRRCRETAEILFPGAKKETEEHLKECDFGIFENKNYQELSGEPRYQAWIDSNGTLPFPEGESQKMFQKRCVEGFARCVEQCLKEKLHTAAFVVHGGTIMSILSACADPGRSYFEWQVKNAQGYEVWAEETKWRDSQKIEVTGKYTQEGFDKIW; this is translated from the coding sequence ATGGTTAAGATCCTATTGATCCGCCATTCCATGACGGCGGGGAACAAGCTGGGACGTTATATCGGCGCCCGCACAGACGAGCCTCTCTGCGAAGAGGGAATCCGATTGCTTGAAAACTTTTCTTACCCGCCTGTACAGCGGGTTTTTGTAAGCCCCATGCGGCGGTGCAGGGAGACCGCGGAAATTTTGTTTCCGGGAGCTAAAAAAGAGACAGAAGAACATTTAAAAGAATGTGATTTTGGGATTTTTGAGAATAAGAATTATCAGGAGCTGTCAGGGGAACCCCGATACCAGGCATGGATCGACAGCAACGGAACCCTGCCCTTTCCGGAAGGGGAAAGCCAGAAGATGTTTCAAAAGCGGTGCGTGGAAGGTTTTGCCCGGTGTGTGGAGCAGTGTCTGAAGGAGAAACTGCACACAGCAGCTTTTGTGGTGCACGGGGGAACCATTATGAGTATTTTAAGCGCATGCGCGGATCCGGGCAGGAGTTACTTTGAATGGCAGGTAAAGAACGCACAGGGTTACGAAGTATGGGCTGAAGAAACAAAATGGAGAGACAGCCAAAAGATAGAGGTGACCGGCAAATATACACAGGAAGGATTTGACAAGATATGGTGA
- a CDS encoding bifunctional adenosylcobinamide kinase/adenosylcobinamide-phosphate guanylyltransferase: MQLIIGGAFQGKKEYAKVQGIGEKDMKDGANASYEDIFTCRCLYHFHEWIRARLQEDRDMSHLEEELLRVNPDIVLISNELGYGVVPVDAFDRKYREAVGRICTRMAAAAKCVVRVTCGIGTVIKNG, encoded by the coding sequence ATGCAGTTGATCATAGGCGGAGCGTTCCAGGGAAAGAAGGAATATGCAAAGGTTCAGGGCATTGGGGAAAAGGATATGAAGGACGGAGCCAATGCTTCCTATGAGGATATCTTCACCTGTAGATGCCTGTATCATTTTCATGAATGGATCCGTGCAAGACTGCAGGAAGACAGGGATATGTCCCATTTGGAGGAGGAGCTGCTTCGGGTAAATCCTGACATTGTGCTCATAAGCAATGAATTGGGATATGGTGTGGTGCCTGTGGATGCCTTTGACAGGAAATACAGGGAGGCTGTGGGCAGGATCTGCACCAGGATGGCAGCCGCGGCAAAATGTGTTGTCCGCGTGACCTGTGGGATCGGGACGGTGATAAAAAATGGTTAA